From a single Lewinella sp. LCG006 genomic region:
- a CDS encoding IS66 family transposase translates to MEATVSKAEYDELKQQNAKLQHELDQLKRLIFGASKERFVPSVAPEQLDLWELDQATGEGEVDKEKISYERKKKAHPGRTQLPENLPVEEIIIEPAEDTTGMVEIGEEVTETLDYRPGVLLKRRYIRKKYARTEETPDAASILIGELPERPIPKGIAEAGLLAYLFVAKYIDHLPFYRQIEIFKRDHGWAIHKSTINDWFAACCTLLEPLYETLRKNVLHTDYLQGDESTMKVLDSNKAGNTHLGYQWVFHNPLSGNVLFVYRKGRGANGLTETLADFTGYLQSDGYAAYDKFARGRQVELISCLAHIRRKFFEAKDNHPAMAEHALTKIQQLYAIERHAREAKMSAAERKTLRQAKAKAIYEELLQWVITEQKNNLSKGAIGKALHYATNQLPRLAHYLEDGRIEIDNNLIENSIRPLALGRKNYLFAGSHEGAQRAAMMYSFFASCKYAKANPWEWLTDVLGRIGAHPINRLEELLPAQWEENRNRDL, encoded by the coding sequence AAGCCACTGTTTCTAAGGCGGAATACGATGAGTTGAAGCAGCAAAATGCTAAGCTTCAGCACGAGCTGGATCAACTAAAGCGGTTGATTTTCGGTGCTTCCAAAGAACGTTTTGTACCCAGTGTTGCCCCCGAGCAACTTGACCTTTGGGAGCTTGATCAAGCCACTGGCGAAGGGGAAGTCGACAAGGAAAAGATCAGTTACGAGCGCAAGAAAAAAGCGCACCCTGGTCGCACCCAACTGCCCGAAAATCTTCCTGTTGAAGAAATCATCATTGAGCCAGCAGAAGATACCACTGGCATGGTGGAAATAGGAGAAGAGGTAACGGAAACACTGGATTATCGCCCCGGTGTATTACTCAAGCGTCGCTATATCCGCAAGAAGTACGCGCGTACCGAAGAAACGCCAGACGCTGCTAGCATCCTTATCGGCGAACTCCCTGAACGCCCGATCCCCAAAGGCATTGCAGAAGCTGGATTACTAGCGTATCTGTTCGTTGCCAAATACATCGATCATCTGCCTTTCTACCGGCAGATCGAAATATTTAAGCGTGATCACGGCTGGGCGATCCACAAATCAACCATCAATGATTGGTTCGCGGCCTGTTGTACCTTGCTCGAACCCCTTTATGAGACCTTGCGTAAAAATGTGCTCCATACGGACTACCTGCAAGGTGACGAGTCTACTATGAAAGTACTCGACAGCAATAAGGCAGGGAATACTCATTTGGGTTATCAATGGGTATTCCACAATCCGCTTTCCGGAAACGTTCTTTTCGTGTATCGAAAGGGCCGAGGAGCCAATGGCTTGACCGAAACACTAGCTGATTTTACAGGCTATCTGCAGTCAGATGGCTACGCAGCCTATGATAAGTTCGCCCGTGGCCGCCAAGTGGAACTCATCAGCTGTCTGGCTCATATCCGCCGTAAGTTTTTTGAAGCTAAGGACAACCATCCAGCTATGGCGGAGCATGCATTGACGAAAATACAGCAACTCTACGCCATTGAACGGCATGCCCGGGAAGCGAAGATGTCCGCTGCTGAGCGCAAAACCTTAAGACAAGCCAAGGCCAAAGCCATTTATGAGGAACTTTTACAATGGGTCATCACCGAACAGAAAAACAACCTAAGCAAGGGCGCCATAGGTAAGGCACTGCACTATGCTACAAATCAGCTTCCTCGCTTGGCCCACTACCTTGAAGACGGCCGCATCGAAATCGATAACAACCTGATCGAAAACTCTATCCGTCCACTTGCTTTGGGGCGTAAAAATTACCTCTTCGCGGGTTCGCACGAAGGCGCGCAACGTGCTGCCATGATGTACAGCTTCTTCGCCAGCTGCAAATACGCAAAGGCCAACCCATGGGAATGGCTCACGGATGTGCTTGGCCGTATTGGCGCTCACCCTATCAACCGACTGGAGGAGCTACTGCCTGCACAGTGGGAGGAAAATAGAAACAGAGACCTGTAG